A single region of the Streptomyces vilmorinianum genome encodes:
- a CDS encoding dihydrofolate reductase family protein, whose protein sequence is MGTLSLTQFVTLDGVYQAPGGPDEDTTGGFEHGGWSVPYGDEDFGAFMTEVFDRPAAFLLGRRTYEIFASYWPKQTDPTDPIASKLNALPKYVASTTLDRADWAGTTILNGDIAKEVAALKDRTDGEVQMHGSGGLARSLMAHDLIDTLHLLVFPVVLGTGFRLFADGARPTAFRHAAARTTASGVAIHTYELAGRPEYGSYA, encoded by the coding sequence ATGGGCACGCTCTCCCTCACCCAGTTCGTGACGCTCGACGGCGTCTACCAGGCCCCCGGTGGCCCGGACGAGGACACCACCGGCGGCTTCGAACACGGCGGCTGGTCCGTGCCGTACGGGGACGAGGATTTCGGCGCCTTCATGACCGAGGTCTTCGACAGGCCCGCCGCCTTCCTCCTCGGCCGCCGCACCTACGAGATCTTCGCGAGCTACTGGCCGAAGCAGACCGACCCCACCGACCCGATCGCCTCCAAGCTCAACGCCCTGCCCAAGTACGTCGCCTCGACCACCCTCGACAGGGCCGACTGGGCAGGCACCACGATCCTGAACGGCGACATCGCCAAGGAGGTCGCGGCCCTCAAGGACCGCACCGACGGCGAGGTGCAGATGCACGGGAGCGGAGGCCTCGCCAGGTCCCTGATGGCGCACGACCTCATCGACACGCTCCACCTGCTCGTCTTCCCCGTCGTCCTCGGCACGGGGTTCCGCCTCTTCGCCGACGGCGCCCGGCCCACCGCCTTCCGGCACGCCGCGGCCCGGACCACGGCCTCGGGCGTCGCCATCCACACGTACGAACTGGCGGGCCGCCCCGAGTACGGGAGCTACGCCTAG
- the alc gene encoding allantoicase — MSAIPSFTGDASPYGGGDPYADYRTADFPFTQYADLADRRLGAGVIAANDEFFAERENMLKPEAAEFDPEHFGHKGKIMDGWETRRRRGVSAEQPHPTEDDHDWALVRLGAPGVVRGIVVDTAHFRGNYPQAVSVEATSVAGSPSPEELLADDVKWTTLVPRTAIGGHAANGFAVDVEQRFTHLRVNQHPDGGIARLRVYGEVAPDPAWLGVLGTFDLAALENGGQVEDASDRFYSPATNTIQPGRSRKMDDGWETRRRRDKGNDWIRYSLVAESEIRAVEIDTAYLKGNSAGWAALSVAAEGSDDWTEILPRTRLQPDTNHRFVLDTPAVGSRVRIDIYPDGGISRLRLFGSLTEAGSARLTARHQELGG; from the coding sequence GTGTCCGCCATACCCTCCTTCACCGGTGACGCGAGCCCGTACGGAGGCGGCGACCCGTACGCCGACTACCGCACCGCGGACTTCCCCTTCACGCAGTACGCCGACCTCGCCGACCGGCGTCTCGGCGCCGGTGTGATCGCCGCCAACGACGAGTTCTTCGCCGAGCGCGAGAACATGCTCAAGCCCGAGGCAGCCGAGTTCGACCCCGAGCACTTCGGCCACAAGGGCAAGATCATGGACGGCTGGGAGACCCGGCGCCGCCGCGGCGTCTCGGCCGAGCAGCCGCACCCGACCGAGGACGACCACGACTGGGCGCTCGTACGGCTCGGCGCCCCCGGCGTCGTACGCGGCATCGTCGTCGACACCGCGCACTTCCGCGGCAATTACCCGCAGGCCGTCTCGGTCGAGGCGACCTCGGTGGCCGGCTCCCCGTCGCCCGAGGAGCTTCTCGCCGACGACGTGAAGTGGACGACCCTCGTCCCGCGCACCGCGATCGGCGGCCACGCGGCGAACGGCTTCGCGGTCGACGTCGAGCAGCGCTTCACGCACCTGCGCGTCAACCAGCACCCGGACGGCGGCATCGCGCGCCTGCGCGTGTACGGCGAGGTCGCCCCGGACCCGGCCTGGCTGGGCGTGCTCGGCACCTTCGACCTCGCGGCGCTGGAGAACGGCGGCCAGGTCGAGGACGCCTCCGACCGCTTCTACTCCCCGGCGACCAACACCATCCAGCCGGGCCGCTCCCGCAAGATGGACGACGGCTGGGAGACCCGGCGCCGCCGCGACAAGGGCAACGACTGGATCCGCTACAGCCTGGTCGCCGAGTCGGAGATCCGCGCCGTCGAGATCGACACCGCCTACCTCAAGGGCAACAGCGCGGGCTGGGCGGCGCTGTCCGTGGCGGCCGAAGGCTCCGATGACTGGACCGAGATCCTGCCCCGGACCCGCCTCCAGCCGGACACCAACCACCGCTTCGTGCTCGACACGCCGGCGGTCGGCTCGCGCGTCCGGATCGACATCTACCCCGACGGCGGCATCTCCCGCCTCCGCCTCTTCGGCTCCCTGACCGAAGCGGGCTCGGCGCGGCTCACGGCCCGCCACCAGGAACTGGGCGGGTAA
- a CDS encoding DMT family transporter: protein MSSIATSVPLRAPRRAWLTDLPVLLVAVVWGASYLAAKGITTTHTVVAVLVLRFAVVLPALAVAGRRGLRALSAAQWRGAGLLGLILSGIFLLETYGVVHTSATNAGLIISLTMIFTPLAEAAVLRTRPPRAFLAAAGLSVAGVVLLTQGGGFTTPSLGDLLMLLAALARTVHVLAMARIKAVRSADSLSLTTVQLGSAVAVFALLAAAPGTGESPWSVALGFGPREWAGLLFLSVFCTLFAFFVQMWAVRRTSPSRVSLLLGTEPLWAAAAGIALAGDRPGLLGIAGAVLVLAGTTWGRRAADEGAR from the coding sequence ATGTCGTCGATCGCCACTTCCGTACCCCTTCGCGCCCCGCGTCGCGCCTGGCTCACCGACCTCCCGGTGCTCCTCGTCGCCGTCGTCTGGGGCGCGAGCTATCTCGCGGCCAAGGGCATCACCACCACCCACACCGTCGTCGCCGTCCTCGTCCTGCGGTTCGCCGTCGTCCTGCCCGCCCTCGCCGTCGCCGGACGGCGGGGGCTGCGGGCGCTGAGCGCGGCCCAGTGGCGCGGCGCCGGCCTCCTCGGCCTGATCCTCAGCGGGATCTTCCTCCTGGAGACCTACGGCGTCGTCCACACCTCCGCCACCAACGCCGGCCTGATCATCAGCCTCACCATGATCTTCACCCCGCTCGCCGAAGCCGCCGTCCTCCGCACCAGGCCACCCCGCGCCTTCCTGGCCGCCGCCGGGCTCTCCGTGGCCGGCGTGGTGCTGCTCACCCAGGGCGGCGGCTTCACCACCCCCTCCCTAGGCGACCTGCTGATGCTGCTCGCCGCCCTCGCCCGTACCGTCCACGTCCTCGCGATGGCCCGGATCAAGGCCGTGCGGAGCGCCGACTCGCTCTCCCTCACCACCGTCCAACTCGGCTCCGCCGTCGCCGTCTTCGCCCTGCTCGCCGCGGCGCCCGGCACCGGCGAGTCCCCTTGGTCGGTGGCGCTCGGCTTCGGCCCGCGAGAATGGGCCGGACTGCTCTTCCTCTCCGTCTTCTGCACGCTCTTCGCCTTCTTCGTGCAGATGTGGGCCGTCCGCCGCACCTCCCCCTCCCGCGTCAGCCTCCTCCTCGGCACGGAACCGCTGTGGGCCGCGGCCGCCGGCATCGCCCTGGCCGGGGACCGTCCTGGCCTGCTCGGCATCGCGGGAGCCGTCCTGGTCCTCGCGGGGACGACGTGGGGGCGCCGCGCCGCCGACGAGGGCGCACGGTAG
- a CDS encoding sensor histidine kinase — MTRTDRHAWLLPSAMADTPADGPPGRRPRRTVRDWVVDTTLFLVAAFLGLLAADTSAKYNSDAVVAADQIVGAAACCALWLRRRRPAAVAIVISLVSVVAPVAGGALLVSLFGVAVRRPFREVASIGALAVAASTAQAFLRPDPEINVGLGIAIGFILILLMTAWGMLVRSRRQLVEALRERARRAEAEAELRAEQAQRLAREAIAREMHDVLAHRLTLLSVHAGALEFRPDAPPAQVARAAGVIRDSAHEALQDLREIIGVLRAPGEGAEGDRPQPTLATLDALVAESRDAGTKVVLDSGVEDPAAVPAATGRTVYRIAQEGLTNVRKHAPGTDVTLTLRGRPGDGLTIEVHNPAPTGPVPHVPGSGQGLIGLTERATLAGGRLEHGPAPDGGFALRAWLPWPA; from the coding sequence ATGACACGTACGGACCGCCACGCCTGGCTGCTTCCCTCGGCCATGGCCGACACCCCGGCCGACGGCCCACCGGGCCGGCGGCCGCGCCGTACCGTACGCGACTGGGTCGTCGACACCACACTGTTCCTCGTCGCCGCATTCCTCGGACTGCTCGCCGCCGACACCAGCGCCAAGTACAACAGCGACGCCGTCGTCGCGGCCGACCAGATCGTCGGCGCCGCCGCCTGCTGCGCGCTCTGGCTGCGCCGCCGCCGGCCCGCGGCCGTCGCGATCGTGATCTCCCTCGTCAGCGTGGTCGCGCCCGTCGCCGGTGGAGCCCTCCTCGTCAGCCTCTTCGGCGTCGCCGTACGGCGGCCCTTCCGCGAGGTCGCGTCCATCGGCGCCCTCGCGGTGGCCGCTTCCACCGCCCAGGCCTTCCTGCGGCCCGACCCCGAGATCAACGTCGGGCTCGGGATCGCCATCGGCTTCATCCTGATCCTGTTGATGACCGCCTGGGGCATGCTCGTACGCTCCCGGCGCCAGCTCGTCGAGGCGCTGCGCGAACGGGCCCGCCGCGCCGAGGCCGAGGCCGAGCTGCGCGCCGAGCAGGCCCAGCGGCTGGCCCGGGAGGCCATCGCCCGCGAGATGCACGACGTCCTCGCCCACCGGCTCACCCTGCTCAGCGTGCACGCCGGAGCCCTGGAGTTCCGGCCCGACGCACCGCCCGCGCAGGTCGCCCGCGCCGCCGGGGTCATCCGGGACAGCGCCCACGAGGCGCTCCAGGACCTCCGCGAGATCATCGGCGTCCTGCGCGCGCCCGGCGAAGGCGCCGAGGGCGACCGGCCCCAGCCCACCCTCGCCACCCTCGACGCGCTGGTCGCCGAGTCCCGCGACGCCGGGACCAAGGTCGTCCTCGACTCCGGCGTGGAGGATCCGGCAGCCGTCCCCGCCGCCACCGGCCGCACCGTCTACCGCATCGCCCAGGAAGGCCTCACCAACGTCCGCAAGCACGCCCCCGGCACCGACGTCACCCTCACCCTGCGCGGCCGCCCCGGCGACGGACTGACGATCGAGGTCCACAACCCGGCCCCCACCGGACCCGTCCCGCACGTGCCAGGCTCCGGGCAGGGCCTCATCGGGCTCACCGAGCGCGCCACCCTCGCCGGCGGGCGCCTCGAACACGGCCCGGCACCCGACGGGGGATTCGCCCTGCGCGCCTGGCTACCGTGGCCCGCATGA
- the allB gene encoding allantoinase AllB yields MDVNLVLRSTRVITPEGTRPASIAVSGGTIAAVLPYDAEVPAGARLEDVGDNVVLPGLVDTHVHVNDPGRTEWEGFWTATRAAAAGGITTLLDMPLNSLPPTTTVEHLRIKQEVARTKAHIDVGFWGGALPDNVKDLRPLHDAGVFGFKCFLSPSGVDEFPELDQEQLANSLAEIAGFDGLMIVHAEDPHHLAAAPQMKGGKATEYAAFLASRPRDAENTAIENLINQARRLNARVHVLHLSSSDALPLIAAAKAEGVKITVESCPHFLTLTAEEVPDGATEFKCCPPIREAANQDALWEGVADGTIDCIVSDHSPSTADLKTPDFASAWGGISSLQLGLPAIWTEARRRGRTLEDVARWMSTAPARLAGLTRKGAIETGRDADFAVLDPEATFTVDPAELEHRNRVTAYAGKTLHGVVTSTWLRGERVADHGTLAEPSGRLLERNN; encoded by the coding sequence GTGGACGTCAACCTGGTACTGCGCTCGACACGCGTCATCACCCCCGAGGGGACGCGGCCCGCGTCGATCGCCGTCTCCGGCGGGACCATCGCCGCGGTACTGCCGTACGACGCGGAGGTACCGGCCGGTGCCCGTCTCGAGGACGTCGGCGACAACGTCGTGCTCCCCGGGCTCGTCGACACCCATGTCCATGTGAACGACCCCGGGCGGACCGAGTGGGAGGGCTTCTGGACCGCCACGCGCGCGGCCGCCGCCGGTGGCATCACCACCCTCCTCGACATGCCGCTGAACTCGCTCCCGCCCACCACCACGGTCGAGCACCTGCGGATCAAGCAGGAGGTCGCCCGCACCAAGGCGCACATCGACGTCGGCTTCTGGGGCGGCGCGCTGCCCGACAACGTCAAGGACCTGCGCCCCCTCCACGACGCCGGGGTCTTCGGCTTCAAGTGCTTCCTGTCGCCGTCCGGGGTGGACGAGTTCCCCGAGCTGGACCAGGAGCAGCTGGCGAACTCCCTCGCCGAGATCGCCGGCTTCGACGGCCTGATGATCGTGCACGCCGAGGACCCGCACCACCTGGCCGCCGCGCCCCAGATGAAGGGCGGTAAGGCCACCGAGTACGCGGCCTTCCTCGCCTCGCGGCCGCGCGACGCGGAGAACACCGCGATCGAGAACCTGATCAACCAGGCCCGCAGGCTGAACGCCCGCGTCCACGTCCTGCACCTGTCCTCCTCGGACGCGCTGCCGCTGATCGCCGCCGCCAAGGCCGAGGGCGTCAAGATCACGGTCGAGTCCTGCCCGCACTTCCTCACCCTCACCGCCGAGGAGGTCCCGGACGGCGCCACCGAGTTCAAGTGCTGCCCGCCGATCCGCGAGGCCGCCAACCAGGACGCCCTCTGGGAAGGCGTGGCCGACGGGACGATCGACTGCATCGTCTCCGACCACTCGCCCTCCACCGCCGACCTCAAGACCCCCGACTTCGCCTCCGCCTGGGGCGGTATCTCCTCCCTCCAGCTCGGCCTGCCCGCCATCTGGACCGAGGCCCGGCGCCGCGGCCGCACCCTGGAGGACGTCGCCCGCTGGATGTCCACCGCTCCGGCGCGCCTCGCGGGCCTGACGCGGAAGGGCGCGATCGAAACCGGCCGCGACGCCGACTTCGCGGTCCTCGACCCCGAGGCGACCTTCACCGTCGACCCGGCCGAGCTCGAGCACCGCAACCGCGTCACGGCGTACGCCGGCAAGACGCTGCACGGCGTCGTCACCTCCACCTGGCTGCGCGGAGAGCGCGTCGCCGACCACGGCACCCTCGCCGAGCCCTCCGGCCGCCTCCTCGAAAGGAACAACTGA
- a CDS encoding SDR family NAD(P)-dependent oxidoreductase has protein sequence MDGKAVLVTGGSRGIGAATALRLAQEGADVAFTYVEGEERAREVAGRIEAIGRKALPLRADAADAGDAAGAVEWAADALGRLDVLVNNAGVGVIAPLDSLTLADVDRVLAVNVRAAFLAAQAAAARMDRGGRIITIGSCMATRVPGPGGTLYTLSKAALVGLNKALARELGGRGITANIVHPGPVDTDMNPADGPYAQGQAAMTALGRFGTPQEVAAMVAFLAGPGAAYVTGAEFSVDGGHAA, from the coding sequence ATGGACGGCAAGGCGGTTCTGGTGACGGGCGGCAGCCGCGGGATCGGCGCGGCCACGGCACTGCGGCTGGCCCAGGAGGGCGCGGACGTGGCCTTCACCTACGTCGAAGGGGAGGAGCGGGCACGCGAGGTCGCCGGGCGGATCGAGGCGATCGGGCGCAAGGCCCTGCCCCTGCGGGCCGACGCCGCGGACGCCGGGGACGCGGCGGGGGCGGTGGAGTGGGCGGCGGACGCGCTCGGCCGGCTCGACGTGCTGGTCAACAACGCCGGGGTCGGGGTGATCGCCCCGCTGGACTCGCTGACCCTCGCGGACGTCGACCGGGTCCTCGCGGTCAACGTCCGGGCGGCCTTCCTCGCCGCCCAGGCGGCGGCCGCGCGCATGGACCGGGGCGGGCGGATCATCACGATCGGGTCCTGCATGGCGACCCGCGTCCCGGGCCCCGGCGGCACGCTCTACACGCTGAGCAAGGCGGCGCTGGTCGGCCTGAACAAGGCGCTCGCGCGGGAGCTGGGCGGGCGCGGCATCACCGCGAACATCGTCCACCCGGGGCCGGTCGACACGGACATGAACCCGGCGGACGGGCCGTACGCGCAGGGCCAGGCGGCCATGACGGCCCTCGGCCGCTTCGGCACCCCGCAGGAGGTCGCGGCGATGGTGGCGTTCCTGGCGGGTCCGGGCGCGGCGTACGTGACGGGCGCGGAGTTCTCGGTGGACGGCGGCCACGCGGCGTAA
- a CDS encoding sensor histidine kinase: MDPRSLTPALRALRLCLHLLMAGLLALAAFRADTGAGVALAAVTGAVYAAGSLLPSVRDSQRAAAVWLGVLCASWLALLWQTPEGLWVAFPLYFLQLHLLPVRWSLPAVGLTAVAAILSYVRHGAPLNPGVFVGPLLGAAVAVATVLGYQALYRESERRRRMVEELISTRAELAATERHAGTLAERERLAREIHDTLAQGLSSIQLLLRAAERALPEGSPAAGHIERARRAAQDNLAEARRFVRALSPPDLEHGSLAAALERLCEPTGTAPRVRFSVSGTPVELPTPYEVALLRIAQSALANTVRHASAARAEITLSFMDASVTLDVVDDGKGFDPALLSPSAEGGFGLPAMRSRAESLGGTFTVESAPGQGTAVAVSLPLPAGVPA; the protein is encoded by the coding sequence ATGGATCCGCGTTCCCTCACCCCCGCCCTGCGCGCGCTGCGCCTCTGCCTGCATCTGCTGATGGCGGGCCTGCTGGCCCTGGCGGCGTTCCGGGCGGACACCGGAGCGGGGGTGGCTCTCGCTGCGGTGACCGGTGCGGTCTACGCGGCCGGGTCCCTCCTGCCCTCCGTACGGGACTCTCAGCGGGCCGCCGCGGTGTGGCTCGGCGTGCTGTGCGCGTCCTGGCTCGCGCTGCTGTGGCAGACGCCGGAGGGGCTGTGGGTGGCGTTCCCGCTGTACTTCCTCCAGCTGCATCTGCTGCCCGTGCGCTGGTCGCTGCCGGCGGTCGGCCTGACGGCGGTCGCGGCGATCCTCTCGTACGTACGGCACGGCGCGCCGCTCAATCCGGGCGTCTTCGTCGGGCCGCTGCTCGGCGCGGCCGTGGCCGTGGCGACGGTGCTCGGCTACCAGGCGCTGTACCGGGAGAGCGAGCGGCGGCGGCGGATGGTCGAGGAGCTGATCTCGACCCGGGCGGAGCTGGCGGCGACCGAGCGGCACGCGGGCACGCTCGCGGAGCGCGAGCGGCTCGCGCGGGAGATCCACGACACGCTGGCGCAGGGGCTGTCCTCGATCCAGCTGCTGCTGCGGGCCGCCGAGCGGGCGCTGCCGGAGGGCTCACCGGCCGCCGGGCACATCGAGCGTGCGCGCCGGGCGGCCCAGGACAACCTGGCGGAGGCCCGGCGGTTCGTACGGGCGCTGTCGCCGCCGGACCTGGAGCACGGTTCTCTCGCGGCGGCCCTCGAGCGGCTGTGCGAGCCGACGGGGACCGCGCCGCGGGTGCGCTTCTCGGTGAGCGGGACGCCGGTGGAGCTGCCGACCCCGTACGAGGTGGCGCTGCTGCGGATCGCGCAGTCGGCGCTCGCGAACACGGTGCGGCACGCCTCGGCGGCGCGCGCCGAGATCACGTTGTCGTTCATGGACGCCTCGGTGACGCTGGACGTCGTCGACGACGGCAAGGGCTTCGACCCGGCGCTGCTCTCGCCCTCCGCGGAGGGCGGTTTCGGGCTGCCGGCGATGCGCTCGCGGGCGGAGTCGCTGGGCGGCACGTTCACGGTGGAGTCCGCGCCCGGTCAGGGGACGGCCGTCGCCGTGTCCCTCCCTCTTCCCGCTGGAGTGCCCGCATGA
- a CDS encoding ABC transporter permease encodes MFVAWRDLRFAKGRFTLMGTVIVLITLLVGLLSGLTAGLARENVSAITGLPADRLAFAAPPSGQSVSFTNSTVTESQWRQWAGRPGMTSAQPLGIRTLNAAAGERTAAVSAFGTEPSAGLAPQSGKLGPGRVVLSESAAEELGVGVGGAVRLGPLEADVAAVAGDASYSHTPVVWTSLDDWQKLGHNGTTPEEQATVIALRTGDGGVDLAAGDKALGTESRTIDEALTAIGSYQAENGSLQLMRGFLFVISALVIGAFFTVWTIQRSGDVAVLKALGASTPYLLKDALGQAVLMLGAGTLLGTALAVGIGALVSGGDVPFVLEPLTVLGPAAVIIVLGVLGAALSIRRITAVDPLTALGSAR; translated from the coding sequence ATGTTCGTGGCATGGAGAGATCTGAGATTCGCCAAGGGGCGATTCACCCTGATGGGCACGGTGATCGTGCTGATCACACTGCTTGTCGGACTGCTGTCGGGCCTGACCGCCGGCCTGGCCCGCGAGAACGTCTCGGCGATCACGGGGCTGCCCGCGGACCGGCTGGCCTTCGCCGCCCCGCCCTCCGGCCAGTCCGTCTCCTTCACCAACTCCACGGTGACGGAGAGCCAGTGGCGGCAGTGGGCGGGGCGGCCGGGCATGACGAGCGCCCAGCCGCTCGGCATCCGTACGCTCAACGCGGCCGCCGGTGAGCGCACGGCCGCCGTCTCCGCCTTCGGTACGGAGCCGTCGGCCGGCCTCGCCCCGCAGAGCGGGAAGCTCGGGCCCGGCCGGGTCGTCCTTTCCGAGTCCGCGGCCGAGGAGCTGGGGGTCGGCGTGGGCGGGGCCGTACGCCTCGGGCCGCTGGAGGCCGACGTCGCGGCCGTCGCGGGCGACGCCTCCTACAGCCACACGCCCGTCGTCTGGACCTCGCTCGACGACTGGCAGAAGCTCGGGCACAACGGAACCACGCCCGAGGAGCAGGCCACCGTCATCGCCCTGAGGACGGGCGACGGCGGCGTGGACCTCGCGGCCGGGGACAAGGCGCTGGGGACCGAGTCGAGGACGATCGACGAGGCGCTCACCGCCATAGGGTCCTACCAGGCCGAGAACGGCTCGCTGCAGCTGATGCGGGGTTTCCTCTTCGTGATCTCCGCGCTCGTCATAGGAGCCTTCTTCACGGTCTGGACGATCCAGCGGAGCGGGGACGTGGCGGTGCTGAAGGCCCTGGGCGCCTCGACCCCGTACCTGCTGAAGGACGCGCTCGGGCAGGCGGTGCTGATGCTCGGCGCGGGCACGCTGCTCGGCACGGCCCTCGCCGTCGGGATCGGCGCGCTCGTCAGCGGCGGGGACGTGCCGTTCGTCCTGGAGCCGCTGACCGTGCTCGGCCCGGCCGCCGTGATCATCGTGCTCGGTGTCCTCGGCGCCGCTCTGTCCATCCGGCGGATCACCGCCGTCGACCCCCTGACCGCGCTCGGGAGCGCCCGATGA
- a CDS encoding response regulator, whose protein sequence is MTIRLLVVDDDPLVRTGLTFMLGGAEDIEIVGEGGDGRDVPELVARLAPDVVLMDIRMPHVDGLTATERLRARPDAPEVLVLTTFHADEQVLRALRAGAAGFVLKDTPPAEIVASVRRVASGDPVLSPAVTRQLMTHVAGRQEQPRRATAADRIAELAQREREVAVAVGHGQSNAEIAAALYMSVPTVKTHVSRILAKLGLNNRVQIALLVHDAGLLENEDGA, encoded by the coding sequence ATGACCATCCGCCTGCTCGTCGTCGACGACGACCCCCTGGTCCGCACGGGCCTCACCTTCATGCTCGGCGGCGCCGAGGACATCGAGATCGTCGGCGAGGGCGGCGACGGCCGGGACGTCCCCGAACTCGTCGCCCGGCTCGCCCCCGACGTCGTCCTGATGGACATCCGGATGCCCCACGTCGACGGCCTCACCGCCACCGAACGGCTGCGCGCCCGCCCCGACGCCCCCGAGGTCCTCGTCCTCACCACCTTCCACGCCGACGAGCAGGTCCTGCGCGCCCTGCGCGCCGGCGCGGCGGGCTTCGTCCTCAAGGACACGCCGCCCGCCGAGATCGTCGCCTCCGTGCGCCGGGTCGCGTCCGGCGACCCCGTGCTCTCCCCGGCCGTCACCCGCCAGCTGATGACCCATGTCGCCGGGCGGCAGGAACAGCCCCGGCGCGCCACCGCCGCCGACCGCATCGCCGAACTCGCCCAGCGCGAAAGGGAGGTCGCGGTCGCCGTCGGCCACGGGCAGTCCAACGCCGAGATCGCCGCCGCCCTTTACATGAGCGTGCCGACGGTCAAGACACACGTGTCACGGATTCTCGCCAAACTCGGCCTCAACAACCGCGTCCAGATCGCGCTCCTCGTCCACGACGCGGGACTACTGGAGAACGAGGACGGCGCCTAG
- a CDS encoding IclR family transcriptional regulator yields the protein MPTSSASTTDAAKPAAASGGVQSLERAFDLLERMADAGGEVGLSELSASSGLPLPTIHRLMRTLVACGYVRQQPNRRYALGPRLIRLGESASRLLGTWARPYLARLVEETGETANMALLDGDEIVYVAQVPSKHSMRMFTEVGRRVLPHSTGVGKALLAHTPAEEVRALLARTGMPAATEKTITTPEGFLDALAAVRDAGYAVDDNEQEIGVRCLAVSVPNSPTAAAISISGPAGRVTEAATEKIVPILQEVAQDLSTALANTTANGGA from the coding sequence GTGCCGACGTCCAGCGCCAGCACCACCGACGCCGCCAAGCCCGCCGCCGCGAGCGGTGGCGTCCAGTCCCTTGAGCGCGCCTTCGATCTTCTGGAGCGGATGGCCGACGCCGGCGGCGAGGTCGGGCTGAGCGAGCTCTCCGCCAGCAGCGGACTGCCGCTGCCCACCATCCACCGCCTGATGCGCACGCTGGTGGCCTGCGGCTACGTACGCCAGCAGCCCAACCGCCGGTACGCGCTCGGCCCGCGGCTGATCCGTCTCGGCGAGTCGGCCTCCCGACTGCTTGGCACCTGGGCGCGCCCGTACCTCGCGCGGCTCGTCGAGGAGACGGGCGAGACCGCGAACATGGCGCTGCTCGACGGCGACGAGATCGTGTACGTCGCGCAGGTGCCGTCCAAGCACTCGATGCGCATGTTCACCGAGGTCGGCCGGCGCGTGCTTCCGCACTCCACGGGTGTGGGCAAGGCGCTCCTGGCCCACACCCCGGCGGAGGAGGTGCGCGCGCTGCTCGCCCGTACGGGCATGCCGGCCGCGACCGAGAAGACGATCACCACGCCCGAGGGGTTCCTGGACGCGCTCGCGGCGGTCCGGGACGCGGGGTACGCGGTCGACGACAACGAGCAGGAGATAGGAGTCCGCTGCCTCGCGGTGTCGGTCCCCAACTCCCCCACCGCGGCGGCCATCTCGATCTCGGGCCCGGCGGGCCGGGTGACGGAGGCGGCGACGGAGAAGATCGTCCCGATCCTCCAGGAGGTCGCCCAGGACCTCTCGACGGCCCTGGCGAACACGACGGCCAACGGCGGAGCGTAA
- a CDS encoding ABC transporter ATP-binding protein, with protein sequence MTLLLDDVTLTYPDGDGRLTALDAVSLEVPAGSLTAVVGPSGSGKSSLLAVAATLVTPDRGRVVVAGTETGRLDPAGRAALRRERIGIVFQQPNLLPSLTAVEQLQVMAHLSGAKPKAVRERALALLDAVGLADLAARRPHQLSGGQRQRVNIARALMNEPSVLLVDEPTSALDHERGAAIVELLAGLTRDRGTATVLVTHDHTHLARASTTVLVHDGHVSERAPV encoded by the coding sequence ATGACTCTGCTGCTCGACGACGTGACGCTGACGTACCCCGACGGCGACGGGCGGCTGACCGCCCTCGACGCGGTCTCCCTGGAGGTGCCGGCCGGCAGCCTCACGGCGGTCGTCGGACCCTCGGGATCCGGCAAGTCCAGCCTGCTGGCGGTGGCCGCGACACTGGTGACCCCGGACCGGGGGCGGGTCGTGGTGGCCGGTACGGAGACGGGGCGGCTGGATCCGGCGGGGAGGGCGGCGCTGCGGCGCGAGCGGATCGGGATCGTCTTCCAGCAGCCGAACCTGCTGCCGTCGCTGACGGCGGTGGAGCAGCTGCAGGTGATGGCGCATCTGTCGGGTGCCAAGCCGAAGGCGGTACGGGAGCGGGCCCTGGCCCTCCTCGACGCGGTCGGCCTCGCGGACCTGGCGGCCCGCCGCCCGCACCAGCTCTCCGGCGGTCAGCGTCAGCGCGTCAACATCGCGCGGGCCCTGATGAACGAACCGTCCGTCCTCCTGGTCGACGAGCCCACCAGCGCGCTGGACCACGAGCGGGGCGCGGCGATCGTGGAGCTGCTGGCGGGCCTGACGCGGGACCGCGGCACGGCGACGGTCCTGGTGACCCATGACCACACGCACCTGGCCCGCGCGTCCACGACGGTCCTGGTCCACGACGGCCACGTCTCGGAGCGCGCCCCGGTCTGA